The DNA window TCAGGGGGATAGTACTCACTCGACCCTCCTTAAATTTTGTAAAACTTAACCATATAAGGTcgtttaataattttgtatcAAAAGTCAAACAAAACCATTAATAAGATATACTAAATGTATCAATATTTCCCTTATCTTTCCTTTACTATCAAGTACTAAAATTGCATTAAAAAGAAGttgatttctttaatttccaGTTCAAACATAACAATTTTCctataaagaataataaattataattccaaTGCCCAAGCATATGCACATCTTTCTATTAAAGTAGGTAAACATGGTTTCTtatgctattttaaaaaattataatttattttaaagtttcatattctaattttttatggtGCTTTGCAAAATTGTTAAATTATAGAGGGACAAGTTATGAACGAATTAAAAGACTTTCTGATTTTTCTCTTCTAGGAGCTCAAAGATTCCACCTCCTTAATCTCTATTAGCGGCACAAGGTCTAATTcaagagatattttttaaatattttatgttctatttatttacgattaaataaatattaatattaattttatttgttaataaataaattgtattataatttgttgattttgaatgtGAATAGTTACAttgttactattatttatttaaagtatCATATCAGAGTATAAGTTTTCAATGTTTGATAGTTATTAGTTGATCTGCTGTACTCATTGTATACCAACATACAGTGTTGTTTCGAAATGGTTCCTACCTGAATATTATAGTGAAAAGCTATTATCTATGATAGAATTGCTATGCATGGTGGTGATCCTATTTGTAAAGCGACACAAGGAATTGAAAAGCACATGAGTGCACATGCACATGTAAGCATTTACTGGCATAAATTATCCGCGGAATGTTCAGAGCCATCCTGTGTGCGCTCTTCTTGTTCAGATTTTATATTCTAGTCATCTCTGGAAATTCAGCTAAAGCAAATGTAAACTAAATCAAGATGCTAAACTTGTCTCTGCTGTAAAACATTTTGGCTTAAAGGCATCAAATAAAGAAGAGGAAACCATGCAATTAGAATGACATCTGATACTCACTTCAGGGGATTCAAGACCTTGGCCAATCATAAATAGCACAGCAACCATGCACCGGACTTGGTGCCACAGGAAAGCActacctttaatttttatagcaTAAAGTTGATGCCCTTCAAATCTACAAAAGAAATAGTAAGGTCTCAATTTGAATAATTGCCAGTATAGTAAATTCACAAATGGATGTCTGTGCAATGatcaagttaaataaataaataaagggatGTCCATATCTCGTCATAAGTTGGAATTTAACAAAATCAAGCATGTTTATTCACCTGGTTCTGATGCTTGGCTTCGTAATCATCCATTTAACACTCCCCATGCCACTACTGTGGCTGTGCATCACCAAATATTTCATCCCGAAGGTGAGAAATGAGAAGATTCAATCTACTTAAAGCCGAGTATACAATGTTTTATATCTCCCCATCCatctgtatttttaatttattgtttgtcGCACCCTCTCGTTTATTATTCACCATAATCCATTGAGAAGAATTGAATTGGAGGACCCATCCCACCATTTTACCACCTAAGTTAAAGCCCGGAGATTGATGTTTGTTTCTCTTGCACAATCAACCACTCAAGCAATGCAACTGCCAAACTTCAGTGATATGAAACATTTTAGGACTCAAATGCTAACTTCTTTTTTAAGGGTTTTTACCTTGCTTGTTGCTACATccaattgagaaaattaaaaacatggcATACAAGGATAAACTGGTTTTGATATTGAAATCAGACGAGATGATTTATAAATTCAGACCTCATATCACAAGGAGAGATCTCAAATGACATCACATTTCGCCTATAATTGTGCACCTTCACTGCATCCATCTTGCAGAAGTTTCTGAAGTCATGTTCCCCAATAAGTTTCTTACCTGCAGTCTCCATAACCtggggaaaaataaaaaatgatgatagaGTTATTGTTAAGCCCTGTTGCTGCATGGCCAAGCAGCATAAAACCAGAGGTATAGAATGTTAAGTCCAAAAAAAAGAGGCTCTAGCGATAATAGAACTGCATACCAAGAGGTTCAAATTGTCATtccaaaagaaatatttatattccCTGCTCAAACAGCTGAACCTGCACCTCAATATAAGATGACTGATTATACAAACACATGATAGCTAACAAGTTCAAGGTAACAGTTCATGAAGCACATAGAAGGACCTTGCACTGAAGTCACTTGGAACAGGACACCAGCCCACAATCCGAATGTCTTTTGGAAGGACTCCATTCAACACTCTCACATAATCAATTTCCCCttctgagaaaaataaaaaaagataacaatacTGTGAGTTAAAAAATGaggaatttgaattattttctctttaaaaaatttatatcagaAAATTCTCTCTTCCAGCTTGATAGATGTAACTTGTAAGCAGTGACATAGTGCTGTGTGCTCTATTTAGGATGACATCCTACGCCTAAGAGGACATTCTTCCCGAAACCTCAAAAATTGTTATGGAAGGATATGACAGTATAAATAAACTTAGAAATTAGAGGGAGGATCCCAAtaacaagataattaaaaatagaagttCAAAGTTCTCTTAAAAGGAAAAGGCCATTACAAGTAAATAAAGCTCAGCAATCCATCTAAAAATAGCAAACCTGGCTGACCATCCTGTTCTTCTGGAACAGTCTCCCCTGAATGTTTGTTGTGTGCATCAATGTCCTTGAGTTTGGATCGTAAATACAGTGCAATCACCTGCATCAAACATTTTTCGAGCTCtcaattttcaaatgaaaattcaATCGACCCAGAAATATCAAGTGGGTATTTTAAGGAAAacagaacttttattgggaaaGCAACCTACTTGCCCAACAGCAGAAACTCCCTTGTCTGTTCTACCACATCTCGAGTACTGTATTTCCTTCCTATCACCAATTAAAAGTCTTGTCGTTTCAAGAGCCTTGAAAATCTCAGACTGCAAGAGCACttgaattaaataagaaaattatttgtcATAACAACTCATCACTCAACAAAATCACCTCACGTTTCACTTCCATACAGAACCTTAAAATCCAGTCCCATGATCTAAAATAGGAAAAACGTAATGCCACACCTCAACTGTCGGATCCATTTGTGCCtccaaagaaaaaccataaaaccTGAAGCATAACACACAAGATTAAAAAGGTCTTCATTCTTCCACCATTATTCTAAACAGTATAAAATGCCTacaaaaagattaaagaaagaaacacaTAGCTCCTTGTTgtcaacaaaaagaaacaaaaagattaaagaaagaaacacaTAGCTCCTTGTTgtcaacaaaaagaaacaaaaagattaaagaaagaaacacaTAGCTCCTTGTTgtcaacaaaaagaaacacaggTTCATATTCAAGTTTCAACATCCCAATCGATACCTTTGACCAAAATACATGACTTTAAGAGCAACATATCTCCTCGGATGGTGATTCATGATCCTTGTATCATAACCTATgcataaattttgataaataaaaaaatatcactataTATTCTGATTGAGCTGGCGGAAAacagaccaaaataaaatacaataaggGCATGATAAGAAATCAGTCAAGTGAAAATACATTGGAGAAGCTAACAAAATAAGACCTGGCGTTTTAGGCGTGGCTTTCTTTCTTCCACTCTTCTTGCACCCAGAATTCAtttctcctctctcctctcccAGATTTTCACATTTTTCTTTAGGCTTTTTCTCTTGTAACTGCATCATTGCTTAACTTCAAGTGCTAGGAAAAAAATAGTAACTGCTGAAACTGGTTTGGTTAATGTaataaacaaaagagaaaaaaaaacctcgtcACAGCGACAGCTTGAGAGTCGAGAGGAAAACTTTGCATTCTCTTCCTCCaattcctagttttttttttttttaaaaatcaagttcaaaaCATAAGAAATATGTGAATCGAGACTGAGTTAAACAAGCGAAGCGATGATTAAAGAGGAAGCAGAGAGGATAGTAATAATACTTGGACTCTGTTCTGAAgaaaagttatttgagatcTTAAATTGATGATTTCTTCTGCTTCTTCGGACATGGTTCAGCTTTTTTTACTCTGTTTTCGCTCAAGTCTACCACTACaaggccaaattgaagaagagACGGCGACTCTTGTCGAAGTTTTCACTTGCTTTTCAAAACGCTGCCGTTTCAAGAAAATAACTTAACGAAGCGGGGCTGTGTTGGGCTAATGGGGCCCGAGTGTTTTCGCGGGCTTAGaaacttttgttttaaatttcagaGACAGGCCCAGCTTGATATTTTTTACGAGGACTGAAACAACATCAAAAGTGCATTGGGAGCTTGTACGATCTGCTTCAGAGAGTGCAGATCCATTATCTGTTTCTCCATTGCAGATCTCAGTTCATTCCAAGTCTCCAAATTCTCCAAGGTCACCTAACCATGTTGGCTCAAGCAAGGGAGATTCTAGCAAAGGGATTCCTAAGAAGGGAAGCCCACTTATGCATGAAAGACATTTTTTTCTCGATGAGATTGTCAAGAAAGCGCGATTGGCTATaattgagaaaaagaaagaaaggttgCGGGGCTCACTTGATGAATGCTTTAACTCAGGCCTCATAACCATATATCAGATGATGAAGGGTTTTGAGAGGATATCAGAATCTCTGGATGACTTGGCTCTGGATGTGCCTGATGTGAGAAACAATTCGCAAATATTTACGTTGAGAGAGCTAAGCTTGCAAGGTGGTTAGattcttccttttgtttcaaCAAATCAGGACCTACCAACGAGAATGACGCCTGTCTATGATTATAGGTAAGTTTTTCTGATATAATCAGCTTGTCACATGCCCTACAACTGAATTACCAGCTAGAATTTCGCATACATGATATGTTTAATATGGAAGTAAATGTTGCATGATCATACTGTTTTTATAGGAAACCATAGCATTATAAACTGCATGTGTTGATATCCATTAATTCTGCTGCGGCAGGTTGTGTTCTTGGTCTTGTTATTTTCCCTCTCGACTCTCAGATCAAACTAATGAAGCGGACCTGACGGATTTCATTCGGTTGCTCTCACCTGTTCTTGAGTTCATCTTCCATTGATTTGTTCATGAAACTGCTGGCATGCGGCCTCCCGCATAAAAAGGCAGCTCTGGGAGGGTTTTTTGAGCTGCAGCAGAATGTAATTTGATCGTTAGGAAATGCTGGCAATTTCACACCTGAGAATAGAGGAATAGATACTCATGGATTGTAATTCAATTTTTCTATGATGGCAATAACTTGTCCATTGGCTGTTGTATTAACTACAAATGgctgataatatatatatatatatttgagagaGATTGTTTGGAATAACTTGAAACAATAGAAGAATATGTAGTTTGCAAATTGTAAGGCTGattcaagccaaatttttttttttttaaatatttttcttttcttggtgaTGGATGGCTATATAGTTAGCACTTTAATgcgttttttacttaaaaaaaatattataattatatttttttagtgtttccta is part of the Populus trichocarpa isolate Nisqually-1 chromosome 2, P.trichocarpa_v4.1, whole genome shotgun sequence genome and encodes:
- the LOC7468747 gene encoding uncharacterized protein LOC7468747 isoform X1; its protein translation is MSEEAEEIINLRSQITFLQNRVQELEEENAKFSSRLSSCRCDELQEKKPKEKCENLGEERGEMNSGCKKSGRKKATPKTPGYDTRIMNHHPRRYVALKVMYFGQRFYGFSLEAQMDPTVESEIFKALETTRLLIGDRKEIQYSRCGRTDKGVSAVGQVIALYLRSKLKDIDAHNKHSGETVPEEQDGQPEGEIDYVRVLNGVLPKDIRIVGWCPVPSDFSARFSCLSREYKYFFWNDNLNLLVMETAGKKLIGEHDFRNFCKMDAVKVHNYRRNVMSFEISPCDMRFEGHQLYAIKIKGSAFLWHQVRCMVAVLFMIGQGLESPEVIDALLDTRTLRKPQYLMAPEIPLVLLSCEFEGLKFSCSSDAGQALHVHLENECRLYHLQAAIFQEALLSHLPLSIGAENKDSSSNGVTRKKASHVPLMSRETEPSYEERRAKLETVKLRA
- the LOC7468747 gene encoding uncharacterized protein LOC7468747 isoform X2, with amino-acid sequence MSEEAEEIINLRSQITFLQNRVQELEEENAKFSSRLSSCRCDELQEKKPKEKCENLGEERGEMNSGCKKSGRKKATPKTPGYDTRIMNHHPRRYVALKVMYFGQRFYGFSLEAQMDPTVESEIFKALETTRLLIGDRKEIQYSRCGRTDKGVSAVGQVIALYLRSKLKDIDAHNKHSGETVPEEQDGQPEGEIDYVRVLNGVLPKDIRIVGWCPVPSDFSARFSCLSREYKYFFWNDNLNLLVMETAGKKLIGEHDFRNFCKMDAVKVHNYRRNVMSFEISPCDMRFEGHQLYAIKIKGSAFLWHQVRCMVAVLFMIGQGLESPEVIDALLDTRTLRKPQYLMAPEIPLVLLSCEFEGLKFSCSSGNFNCNI